The sequence acgcgcgcacacacacacagctaagtgtgtgtgtctatgcataatatatatatatatatatatatatatatatatataatatatatatatatatatatatatgtgtgtgtgtgtgtgtgtgtgtgtgtgtgtgtgtgtgtgtgtgtgtgtgtgtgtgtgtgtgtgtgtgtgtgtgtgtgtgtgtgtgtgtgtgtgtgtatgtatatatatatatatatatatatatatatatatatatatatatatacatatatatatatatatatatatatatatatatatatatatatatatatatatatatatatatatatatatatatatatatacatatattcacacacacacacatatatacgcagacacacacacaagcacacacacacaaacacacacacacacacacacacacacacacacacacacacacacacacacacacacacacacacacacacacacacacacacacacatatatatatatatatatatatatatatatatatatatatatatatatatatatatatatatatatatatgcatatatatacatatataaagtgcacacttacacaaacatctCCTATTAGAATATTTAGGTACAGCAAATGTTATACAAACATATGCATCACtacaaaaaagttaaatgaataaGGCTTTAAAATGATAAACATacaccatctaaaaaaaaaatccaatcaggGACATTTTCTTGTTTGCAgcataagataaaagataacgtTGATTTTTCATGTGTATCGCAATCCACCTAAAACAACATTTTACGTGTCAACATCCTGCAACATAGGAACTGATACCCTTTTAGCTCTtcgtattttgttatcattttttattcagaACAGTGATAGATGCTGGATTGTTCTAGACTATTCCGGATTGTTCTCGCATACGTATTTTTAAATACAGGTGTCAGGGGTAAACTatcataaataagaaaatatatattccaatcGATTATCGTATCAATACATGCTATGGAATCAACACGGCTAGGTCCTCTCATATCATTTTAATTCCGTCATTGCTACTTCATTTCCACAAAGTACGAAAAGGTAAATTTTCTCTCTATGACATTTGTTCTCTGACGTATTAATCAATTACTAGGCATGACAAATAGCTCTCACTATTATCCCCATATGTCTATCATAACTGAAAGaagggataataaaaacaaaggaaattcgTTATtggaaaaaatcacaaacatgCCATAGAAAGATTGAAGAACACGTAACCCTTTAACACACTAACAATATCATGCAGATGCGCTCACCAGtagatataactattattaacagACTTACACAGCGTCCACTTGACAAATTCATGTTGCATTCACTTTGCAAGAACGTAATCAAAACAGACGCTGTTAATATGTATAGTCTTTGtgctaaaatgtttttttttctgttaacaaAAACTCTCTTTGTTGATGTGTGCAATTATTCGTCACGGCAAAACGCATTTAAACATTTTCCTAAATAAACCTCATTTTGTCTGAGAACATTGTGCAATTTTCTCGTTAGCAACTACTCTTCTTGCTAATATGCAGTTCTCATGGTTAACATTTTGTTTACTTTgcctttatttagtattttaacaCGACTTTCACTTACCGGCAAATGGTTTCCCTCTTGCACATTTTAATAGCATGTGTTCTCTTGGATCGAAGCAAAAACACAACTAAAGATTTCAGTTAGAACTATTCATCGTTTTCTTTTCATCACACGAGGCCTCCTTTCGCTTTgcttgtaaacaaaaacaaaaaaggggaaaatagatcaCCCTCTATCCCTTCTTTAGCAACCTCCTCACTAGAAGTTAAAATAGAATGCATTACCACGAATTAAAGATAATCTTTAGCCTTGTAAATCCCCCATGCCTTTCCTTTCAGTACCTCTACATTCACCGACATATCATCAAAAATAaacatcttccttcctttcaaaACACAACGAACCCGAGATCAATTTACCCATAGTTTAAGCATACGATACAAACAACAGCTTACCCTTTAGAAGTTCAAAATGAcatacaatgaaaataacagatatataaatagacgaaTAAAAGAATCACATGTTAAAGAGGCATTGGCCTCGCTTGGTTAGCACGAGGTTTCATGTAACCGACAGATGCACATAACACTCCACGTTATTAGTCCACTTCATCCAAGAAGGACGAACTACCACCTCGCAGTCACAGCTAAAACACAGAAGGCTCAGGCCACACAAATACCTTACAGATTGGCCAACTCAAGGCGTTTGACTGAAGGGTCTCTCGGCTTGATAAACCGTGACGCTGTAATGTGCTAAAAAATGGTTACGGTGCTTTACCGGAGctcgttttcgtttttctcgACGTCcgcacacacacgaagacacacacacacactatatatatatgcactccgTTTCTGGTGATCTAACATCGTCTCGTTCATAACACTTGATAGGGATTCATTTCTGTGGGATTAAATCACCTTgttcattctattattatcagtgacaaataatgttttttctttgctaATTTTCTAGGTTTACAAAAGCTATATTTTggttctatttgtttttcttccctccttcgaaAATTGTTCATTCTTTTCTACACAAGAGTTTTTTCCACAAAATAATTTTAGATTCGATAATTCCAAATCAGTCTCtaatttcccccccaccccctccttcccatcccccccgccCGTTGTCTCCCTGTCTCCGCAActttctcatcatctctcattATTCCCCTGTCTCTATACATTTGGGGTTTCCCTCTTtattctacctctttctccctctttactgctgtgtctctctctccagACGAAGCCTCTCCGTTCGAACTATGACTCCGTGCTGCATATCCCGttgactaacttttttttttcttttactctttaaaGCGATTGTGTCGCAACTTGTTAAGTTCTAGTTATATTTTACACCTTTTGTGGCCTTTAGTCATGGGCATCAttgtatgatagtaataatagtggtatgAGGTAGATGTTTGCAAGATCTTTTACAAAATATGTCCCGTGCATTCTGACATTTACTGTCCTTGTCTAATACAAGTGGATATGCAGTGCTACAGTGACCCTGCAGAAAATGCTTAAGCTTGCAGTGCAACTTGGCTGATTCGACTATGAAAGAGCCCGCGAGCGCCTGAACACACTCCTCCAGGCGAGAACCCTGTGATGTTTCACGACCAGATAACCTATGATCTGCCGCGGGGTTTCCTTACAATGAGGTTGCCGCCAAACCGTGCGGTATAGCGGGGTTGGAGCTAGCAAGGTCTAGGCCAACAGGGCAAAGCTTCACTCTTTCCGAACATTTCGTACGTTTCGCTAAGGAGCGGACAATCCAGCTCACGGAATTAAGGGCTGTTATCACCGCACCGCCACGCACTGGATAACAGCAGGTAAGGCACTGGCCGACCCCGACGACAGCACTGGACAGATCCCCGAGCAAGGGAGGTGGGGGCGGAGACACAAGCGGAAGACCTACATAACGGGGGCTCAAGGACCTGCGTCTCCCCAGACAGCGTAGGGAGAAGTGTCACTCACCTTCGCTCGCTCGCACGCTCAGGTGGCCCGGCCCGTGTCTGTCTGGCGGGGGTCTGACTGAGGCTGGTGCTGTGGCGGAGCTGTTCCGACCAGGAGGCCCAGCACTCCCACAGGAGCCTCACATAACCTTGCGCACCGCCGGGATAACCCTGGTCTCCGCACTCCTATTTCTGACGCGAGGATGATATGCGGGTGTCACTCTCTTGACCTTCCTGACTCTGATTTCCATCTGGAGCGACTCACTCACTGCCACACTGTGTGagctcttgctgcatatttccTCTCACATCACTAGCGAGCTGATGCCTCCTGTCAGCTGCACTGAACATCAACAGTATGGTGTCTCTAGATCGCCACAGAGGaactacacatcacacaccatcacAGCAACACGAGCACATCACTCAGTAAAACGGCGGGGGCGTCACACCGAAAATGTCTCTAAACTACCATGACAGATGGGGCGCTGCGTCCCGGCCAAGTCGCGGCCACAGAGGCGAGCTAACAAGAGCAAATGTTGTCAACAGCGTTTGGCGTgtgaggaggagcagggggcACGTGGCAGCCATGCAGGAAACGCGGGAGGAGGCGTGCCATGCAGCAAGTCGGGACATGGTCTTCTCCACTCTCACATCCGCATGTTATGACGGGTTAGTTTCACCGGGCATCACTTGCATAATCAGTGAAATCAAAGCACAAGTTTTCCGCGTGCAGCTTTGTCAGTGCTTATTCTGTCACTGGCCACTATCACGTACCTCGCCGCATTATCAGTGTCTCGCGCATCCACAACACATCATCTCGACCCGACACTTCACCGCGACAAGCACGACTCGGCAGACTGCAGGAGATTTATTTACAGACGTGTAAAACTCGCCAAAGGTCACTTCTCTCCCGGGCGCTCTGCCGCGGATGCGTCCTCCTTCAGTCTAAGGAAGGCTCATGTCGCCGCAGCATGACTCGGGAGTCAGATGTTCTCACAGCAGTGCAGTGGGAGTTGATGACGTCGCGACAGTGGTAGTGACCCGCGGAGCCCCACTGCTGGGGGCCTGCccgcctcccccgcctccccttctGCGCCGCCCGTGTCACGACCTCTCGCACGCCCTCGCCCGCCCACGGGCGCCTCCAGTCCTGCTGGCGGAGGCTTGGAGCAAACCCGAGCCGCGCGGAGGTGCCGGCCGGAGCGCGCTGCCGCCAACTCAGTGAagtgccgccgccgctgccgccgccgccgcaccgTAAGGCTCACTCGCACAATGACAGGAAGACGATCATTTGGCCTCCTTCCTCCTGGGCTTACGTTCGAGGCAGCGTGGCGCGGCGGCCTGCTcgctcgcgcgcacgcacacacgccgcgCGCTCGCACCGCTTCTCATGCGAtggtgcttctgctgctgctcggCTGCTGTTGgtgtattgctgctgctgctgctgctgctggcgtGTGCACAGCGCCACTCCACACATGCACTGCACCGCCACCCGCCTCGTTGCATGCAGCGCACCGGCCCGCGCTCAAGGCCAGCCCCGCTGGCGCGCCACGTCCCTGCCGAGTCTAGGCCCtccagcagaagcagcagcagcagcagcaggagcagggCCAAGCAGGGCCGTGGAGCCCCTGCTGGTCGCCGCCGCGCTGCCCCAGCCACCCACGGCGGCGGCGCTGTCCTGACGGTGGCCAGGTCGTGGCGGCGGCCGTGAcactcgccgccgccgccgccgccgacgagGCCCGCGTGCCGCCTCTCCAGCGCCGCCGCTCAGCCAATCACAAGCGGCGTCATGATGTGCACGAGGATCTTACTGGCCAGCTGTGTGGTCTCCGCGGAACGGCTCCGATTGCTCTCGTGGCCGGCCGCGGCTCTCGCTCGACCCGAGTGACGGAACGGGCGCCagacgctcacacacgcacgcacgcacatgaacataaacacacacatacaggcacacacacacacgcacagacactcacggacacaaacacgtacacatttataaacatgaacattatttgtttatatatatatatatatatatatatatatatatatatatatatatatatattattttttaaatgaagctatatatatatatatatatattatatatatatatatatatatatatatatatatatatatatatatatatatatatatatatatatatatatgtgtgtgtgtgtgtgtgtgtgtgtgtgtgtgtgtgtgtgtgtgtgtgtgtgtgtgtggtgtgtgtgtgtgtgtgtgtgtgtgttgtgtgtgtgtgtgtgtatgtgtgtgtgtgtgtgtgtgtgtgtgtgtgtgtgtatgtgtgtgtgtgtatgtatatatatatacatacttatatatgtatatatatatatatatatattatatataatgtatatatatacacacacacacacacacacacacacacacacacacacacacacacacacacacacacacacatatatatatatatatatatatatatatatatatatatatatatatatatatatatatatacgtatacatatatatatatatatatatatatatataatatatatatatatatatatatatatatatatatatatatatatatatatatatatatatatatatatacatatcgaaaaAGATCGAGACATAAcgatatatataacgatatatgtgtatatctaattGGTAGAATGAGAATTACACAAATATGCGGATAAATGGATGTATcttaagagagatgaaagagagagagagagagagagagagagaggagagagagagagataaagagagagagagagagagaaagagagagagagatagagagagagagagagagagagagagagagagagagagggagagagagagtgaaacagagagaaacagagagagagagagggttgaggagaaaggagaaagataaacatTTCagacatatacttacatacacacacacacacacacacacacacacacacacacacacacacacacacacacaatatatatatatatataatatatatatatatatatatatatatatatatatatatatatatatatacatatatacatatatatatatctatatatatacacatatacatctatgtgtgtgtgtgtgtgtgtgtgtgtgtgtgtttgtgtgtgtgcatgtatgtgtgtgtatgtgtgtgtgtgtgtgtgtgtgtgtgtgtgtgtgtgcgtgtatatatataatatataatttttatatatttgtttatatatatatatatatatatatatatatatatatatatatatctgtgtgtgtgtgtgtgtgtgtgtttatgtatacatgtacatacatacatacatacatacatataaatatatatatatatatatatatatatatatatatatatatatatatatatatatatatatatatatatacaaacacacacatacacacacacacacacacacacacacacacacacacacacacacacacacacatgctttgcACCATACATATGagctcgtgtatgtgtgtatttatgtaagtatttataggAATTTATTTGAAGTAGCATTCAGAGCAAAGATATATAAAACTCTAGGGGGATACTTTGTCATTTTTTAATCTACGCAATCTTTaacagaaaatttaattttagggTAAACTGCTTAAAAAATATAATCGTTTACTATGTTTGCAAGCgtttgtatctatacatattaacacacaaaatacaagtaaaaatgaAACTCTTctttgattattgtatttttgagTTTATAGGAATTTTAACATGTTTTTGATGATTTGCCGATAAAGGTGTTTTTACATACGTTTTACATCGTCAACGTTAAATGTTTGGggccatttatacatacatgtatacacacacacacacacacacacacacacacacacacacatacacacacacacacacacacacatatataatatatatatatatatatattatataatatatatataatatatatatatatactatatatagatatcataatatatatatatatatatatatatatatatatatatatctatatatatatagatatatatatatatacacacacacacacaacacacatatatatatatattatatatatatatatatatatatatatatatatatatatatacatacatacgcacatgtacacacacacacacacacacacacacacacacacacacacacacacacacacacacgcacgcacactcacacacacacacacacacacacaacagattcacaaacacatacacatatagacacatataaaaacacacacacacacgcacacacacacacatacacacatacacacacacacacacacacacacacacacacacatatatatatatatatatatatatatatatatatatatatatatatatatatatatatatatatattgaaatatacatatatatatgtatatataaataaatatatatatatatcatcatcaataacggtatgctcatgtttgagcagccgtggacctctccaccattcttcgccactcaactcgatcttgtgcttttctttccacttgtaccatcgacagcccgcaaatatctttggtgTTGtctctcagtcttgtcttcggtttgcctcttcctctgtttcctatcacaacagccggtctttacaatttatttttctcagcatttcttcattcgttttcttttctgtccagttaatatgtagtactcgtctgaaacactatatttcaaaactattgacctttttcttgtctatcttcttcagcacccaacactcagaaccatatgacgcaattgggaaaactaatgagttcaataacctcagctttgtccgtaaggtaatgcttcggtctttccagatgttattgagagcaactgtggcgtttttggcaatggtaattcttctttttatctccggtgaatcatcatatgtattagttaaaacagctccaagataaattatcttagttttcttggcattaagaaacaaaccagccttttcgcttgcttctctaactttatctagtagttgttgtagttcagtgatactgctggcaattaaaactatatcatcggcgtatcttagatttgatattttgtatcctccaacatctacagttccttcaaaattctccagagcacctctcataattgcttcagaatatatattaaaaaggtgcggagacagaaccttgtcgtactccttggttgacttcgaaccattctgttaacccataagtggttcttacagttgcttattgttggtcatacatggcttttattagttggatgatgtgttttgaaaatttcatatcgttcatgttattccagaggatattgtgatcaacaatatcaaaagctttcgagtaatcgatgaaacacaggtataggtctttctggtgttctctgtttttctctatgatcaacttcagatttagaatctggtttctggtaccttttcgagggcgaaaacctgcttgttcgtctgcaatttcttctcttaactttaacttcattctttcagcaataatttccaACAAAATTTTgatgctgtgacttattaatacaattgtcctgttattgttgcattggagtgcgtcaccttttttaggtatgggagtaaaaactgattttacccagtcttctggctatcttcttttattccatattttcgtacaaagtttgtagaagaagtattcaacactttcgccagcattcttaatcagttctgctgttatttcatctattcccgggctcttgttattctttaattcttttatggcttttataacttcgtctagcagtggcggtggttcatcttcgctgtcattgagtctaattaatgttattgttagatctttattctttttgtataggttggaacaatactgatttcatctatctttgacttcttttccattacataaaacaagtccatcttcagttttgatagtgtccattgtaggtttaaattttcgtgtaatgtttcgtactccttggtagagttctttagttgtcttattgatagaatagttttccattttctggcaatgttcatttaatctTGTcgcaatttttgtatttttttttttattacttcttcaactggattattgataccctttgattttaggcattctcttgtttcaatttcacttagtgtttcttcagatatccagggggaatttgtctttttctttttggcgatagtttcttaagatTTTTAATACCCAGCACTggtacactaatatatatatatatatatatatgtatatatatgtatatatatatatatatatatataatatatatatatatataatgtaatatgtatatatgtaatatagatataatatatagatatatataatatatatatatatatataatatatatatatatgtaaatacaatatatatatatatatatatatattatatatatatatatataatatatctatatatatatatatatatttaatatgataatatatatatacatattatatattatatatatatatatattatatatatatcatatatatatatatatatatatatatatatatatatatatatatatatatatatatatgcatatatacgtatgtgtatatatacatacatacatatatacatacatacatatatatatacacacacacacacatatatatatatatatatatatatatatatatatatatatatatatatatatatatatgtttatatatccacatccaccccccccccccacacacacacatatgtgtgtgtacgcgtgtgttaacatacggaaaatatttaatttaattaggTAATTTTGCATATGTCAATATTTTTCTACTTAATACATGTCAATATTTTTCTACTTAATTCATGTCAATATTTTCTACTTAATACATGTCAATATTTTTCTACTTAATACACGTCAATATTTTCTACTTAATACATGTCAATATTTTTCTACTTAATACATGTCAATATTTTTCTACTTAATACATGTCAATATTTTACCACTTAACTTACATTTGCTATAAATTCGGATGCAATTTTCTCAAGGGAATTTTATAGTTTTATGGGCATGTATATTgttctctattatttatttatttatttattttaatgattataattacagtacGTTGAATGCCTGAACATTATTGCGTGATTCACCTTTTAACAAACATTTGCTATAAATTCAGATGCAGTTTTCTCAAAGAAACTTTATAGTTTTATGGTTACGTATATTGCTCTCTCAGGTGTTTTTATGATTACAGTACGATGACTGTCAGGAAAAGTGCTACGTGATTCCCCCTGATTCAGAGCGTTGATTGACCAACAAGGTCGAATCCTGGGGTCATGGGGAACTCTTAACTGATATTCGATGGTCGATGGTCATGTCTACATGGCATTGAAGGACCGATAAATAAAACTTCCATGGTGGGGATAACGAATCAAcagatcaaacacacacacacacgcacgcacgcacgcacacgcacacacacacacacacacacacactcacacacacacacacacacacacatatatatatatatatatatatatatatatatatatataatatatatatatatatatatatatatatatacatatacacacatatacatatacatatacatacatatacatatatattgttttccgaaaaagaaatatataaataagtaaaacttACGGAAGCGACAAATCCACTCTACCAACAATGTAGTTAATCCCTAGGAATACAACAAGTGCAGTGTTTGTTAAAGCAAAGACTATAATCAGTACTTCCATCACAAGCGTCCATCACGTTAATGCAATTCCCCCCTGCATTCTGACACCGTTTTGTAGTATTGCTACACACGTGTTTCTTGCAACAGGTACAGTGCCTATTGTTGCAGAGCGAATCGTCAGTCTTTCCAGCGCAGTAGTCTGAGAGGTTCACACACACCCCGTTGCTTGTTGCACACTTCTTCGGTGTGTTGGCGCATTCGTGTTTCATGCAGCACCCGCAGTGTTTGTTGTTGCATAAACCTTCGTCCATTTTTCCAGCGCAGGGAAGAGCGAGGTTGAGACAGAACCCTCCTTCGTTTGCACATTTTGGCGGCGTCCTCGTGCACTCGTGTGAGGCCTCGGTGTCTGTGAATACGATTGGGTGTTTTATTTGGTGCTTTGGCTCTCgttccgtttcttcttttttcttatctctctctctctcatatatatatatatatatatatatatatatatatatatatatatatatatatatatatatatatatatatatatatatatatattatatatacattgtatctatgtatgtatgtataaatgaatatatacacacatatattatatatatatatatatatatatatatatatatatatatatatatatatatatatatatatatattatatgtatatatatatgcatataatgttaatttctttttataaagtTCGTTTGTGctagcaacatttttttcttatacatgtCAATGTTTTACTACTTAACTTACATTTGCTATAAATTCGGATGCAATTTTCTCAAGGGAATTTTATAGTTTTATGGGCATGTATATTGTTCTCTcaggtgttatttatttatctattttttaattattataattacagtacGTTGAATGCCTGAACATTATTGCGTGATTCACCTTTTAACAAACATTTGCTATAAATTCAGATGTAGTTTTCTCAAGGAAACTTTATAGTTTTATGGTTATGTATATTGCTCTCTCAGGTGTTTTTATGATTacagaacatgtgtgtgtgtgtgtgtgtgcgtatgtgtatatgtacattatcgtatatatatatatatatatatatatatatatatatatatatatatatatatatatatacatatatatacctatatatacaatgatatacatatggacacatgtatatatatacataaatgaataaatatatagatacacacacacacttatatgtatgtacacacacaccacacacacacacacacacacacacacacacacacacacacaccacacacacacacacgcacacgcacacacacacacacacacacacacacacacacacacacacacacatatatatatatatatatatatatatatatatatatataatatatatatatataatatatatataatatatatatatacatataatatatatatatatatatatatatatacatatatatatatatatatatatatatatatatatatatatatatatatatatatatatatatatatatatgtatacacacacacacacacacacacacacacacacacacacacacacacacacacacacacacacacacacacacacacacatatatatatatatatatatatatatatatatatatatatatatatatatatatatatatatatatatatgtgtgtgtgtgtgtgtgtgtgtgtgtgtgtgtgtgtgtgtgtgtgtgtttgtatgcgtattatatgtgtgtacttatgcatatatataaatatatatatatatatatatatatatatatatatatatatatatatatatatatatatatatatatatatatatatatatatgcataagtacacacatataatacgcatacaaacacacacacacacacacacacacacacacacacacacacacacacacacacacacacacaca comes from Penaeus monodon isolate SGIC_2016 chromosome 5, NSTDA_Pmon_1, whole genome shotgun sequence and encodes:
- the LOC119572865 gene encoding low-density lipoprotein receptor-related protein 2-like — protein: MALRILHLALVLLVAIGRGVHSQSVSDEVEVADQSKDTEASHECTRTPPKCANEGGFCLNLALPCAGKMDEGLCNNKHCGCCMKHECANTPKKCATSNGVCVNLSDYCAGKTDDSLCNNRHCTCCKKHVCSNTTKRCQNAGGNCINVMDACDGSTDYSLCFNKHCTCCIPRD